The Mesorhizobium sp. NBSH29 genome has a segment encoding these proteins:
- the fdxA gene encoding ferredoxin FdxA → MTYVVTDNCIKCKYMDCIEVCPVDCFYEGENMLVIHPDECIDCGVCEPECPADAIKPDTESGLDKWLQVNTEYASKWPNITAKKDAPGDAKEFDGVEDKFEKYFSPEPGEGD, encoded by the coding sequence ATGACATATGTCGTGACCGACAACTGCATCAAGTGCAAGTACATGGACTGCATCGAGGTCTGTCCGGTCGATTGCTTCTATGAGGGCGAGAACATGCTCGTCATCCATCCCGACGAATGCATCGATTGTGGCGTCTGCGAACCCGAATGCCCGGCTGACGCGATCAAGCCGGATACCGAATCGGGTTTGGACAAATGGCTTCAGGTCAACACCGAATACGCCAGCAAATGGCCCAACATTACGGCAAAGAAAGACGCTCCCGGCGATGCCAAGGAGTTTGACGGCGTAGAGGACAAGTTCGAAAAATATTTCTCGCCCGAACCTGGCGAAGGTGACTGA
- a CDS encoding CarD family transcriptional regulator, which yields MAIQQQKKASATRHGFKTGEFIVYPAHGVGQITSIDEQEVAGHKLELFVIDFQKDKMRLKVPVAKAASIGMRKLSETDYVERALKVLQGRARVKRTMWSRRAQEYDAKINSGELISIAEVVRDLYRAENQPEQSYSERQLYEAALDRMAREIAAVNKMSDTEAVRIIEVNLNKGPKRGAKADNEETEQEEAA from the coding sequence ATGGCAATACAACAGCAAAAGAAAGCGTCTGCGACGCGTCACGGTTTCAAGACCGGTGAGTTTATTGTCTACCCTGCCCACGGCGTAGGCCAAATCACGTCGATCGACGAGCAGGAAGTTGCAGGCCACAAGCTTGAACTGTTTGTTATTGATTTCCAGAAGGACAAAATGCGCCTTAAAGTTCCCGTCGCCAAAGCGGCCTCTATTGGGATGCGCAAGCTGTCCGAAACTGACTATGTTGAACGCGCCCTCAAGGTCCTGCAGGGCCGTGCCCGTGTGAAGCGCACCATGTGGTCGCGTCGCGCCCAGGAATATGATGCAAAAATCAATTCGGGTGAGTTGATCTCGATCGCCGAGGTTGTTCGTGACCTGTACCGTGCCGAGAACCAGCCAGAGCAGTCTTACTCCGAGAGGCAGCTCTATGAGGCGGCACTTGATCGGATGGCCCGTGAAATTGCTGCGGTCAACAAGATGTCGGATACAGAAGCGGTTCGTATTATTGAAGTAAACCTCAACAAGGGGCCTAAGCGCGGCGCCAAGGCCGACAATGAAGAAACCGAGCAGGAAGAGGCCGCATAG
- a CDS encoding RNA polymerase factor sigma-32, protein MEEAARRSLIRTAMKAPYLSREDEHDLAVRWKECGDQQAMHAITTAHMRLVISMASKFRYFGLSPNDLIQEGHVGLLEAAARFEPERDIRFSTYATWWIRASMQDYILRNWSIVRGGTSSAQKALFFNLRRLRAKLSQGSDPLPGGAIYREISTALGVSEADVAMMDSRLSGPDTSLNAPLVDENGSADRMDFLVADDPLPDAMVEDTIDIERRNLWLRGALEVLNARELKIINERRLQDDGATLEALGAKLGISKERVRQIETRAIEKLRSALMKVDPSFAQAA, encoded by the coding sequence ATGGAAGAAGCCGCACGCAGATCCCTTATCCGAACCGCGATGAAGGCTCCGTACCTCTCACGCGAGGACGAGCACGATTTGGCAGTCCGATGGAAGGAATGCGGAGACCAGCAAGCCATGCATGCGATAACAACAGCGCATATGCGACTTGTAATCTCGATGGCCTCCAAATTTCGATACTTCGGGCTCTCCCCCAACGACCTCATCCAAGAAGGCCATGTGGGCCTGCTTGAGGCAGCGGCACGATTTGAACCGGAACGAGATATCCGCTTTTCAACCTATGCTACATGGTGGATACGCGCTTCGATGCAGGACTACATCCTGCGCAATTGGTCCATCGTGCGCGGCGGCACCAGCTCGGCGCAAAAGGCTCTTTTCTTTAATCTCAGACGTTTGCGGGCAAAGTTGTCACAAGGTTCGGATCCGCTACCTGGCGGAGCCATATATCGTGAGATATCGACCGCCCTGGGCGTCTCGGAAGCTGATGTGGCGATGATGGATTCCCGTCTTTCAGGTCCCGACACCTCCCTCAACGCTCCCTTGGTAGACGAAAACGGTTCGGCAGACCGAATGGACTTTCTGGTCGCTGACGATCCATTGCCGGACGCCATGGTCGAAGACACCATCGACATCGAGCGCAGAAACCTTTGGCTCCGTGGCGCGCTTGAGGTCCTCAACGCCCGTGAACTCAAAATCATCAACGAACGGCGCTTGCAGGACGATGGCGCGACGTTGGAGGCTTTGGGCGCTAAACTGGGCATCTCCAAGGAGAGGGTGCGCCAAATTGAAACTCGTGCGATCGAAAAGCTCCGCTCGGCCTTGATGAAGGTGGATCCATCGTTCGCACAGGCGGCCTGA
- a CDS encoding M48 family metalloprotease, with translation MLCCALALLAGCQTVGPINEQAFQPSNNPVTVDSVAKNDKMAVLAKAQHPRILATYGGEYPDPKLERMVAKVVGTLTFDADNPSPQSYRITILNSPNVNAFALPGGYLYVTRGLLALANDSAELAAVIAHEMGHVTASHGIQRQQKEAEEVLASKVVSDVLGESSLTKVALIKGKLRLAQFSRNQELEADSIGIRATAKAGYDPFAASRFLQSMASYSNFRSVTGAQDASLDFLASHPNAPQRIDLAQRQARGFGTPDSGTVDRDSYLAGIDGLLFGDSPEEGYIRGNTFQHPGLGVAFAVPAGFMIDNTAAEVTATGPGDTAVRFDGVSVDTNITLADYLRSGWVTGLDAGSVQATTINGNEAATARASADGWKFAITVVRSGDRVYRLLTAAPIASTTLESIAQSVSASFKSLTAAEKEALRPLRIRVVTVKPGQTVGSLSAQMIGVDRKLELFGVLNALPPGGGVSAGDKVKIISDR, from the coding sequence ATGTTGTGTTGCGCGCTCGCGCTGCTGGCTGGATGCCAGACCGTCGGGCCGATCAATGAACAGGCATTCCAACCATCCAACAATCCAGTCACCGTCGATTCAGTTGCCAAAAATGACAAGATGGCAGTGCTCGCCAAGGCGCAGCACCCGCGCATTCTGGCAACCTATGGTGGCGAATATCCTGACCCCAAGCTTGAGCGCATGGTTGCCAAGGTCGTCGGCACTCTTACCTTCGACGCTGACAATCCATCGCCGCAAAGCTATCGCATCACTATCTTGAACTCCCCAAACGTCAACGCTTTCGCGCTGCCGGGAGGTTATCTCTATGTGACGCGCGGACTTTTGGCCCTTGCCAATGATTCTGCAGAGCTTGCTGCTGTGATCGCCCATGAGATGGGCCACGTTACAGCCAGTCACGGTATTCAGCGCCAGCAGAAGGAAGCTGAGGAAGTTCTCGCCAGCAAAGTCGTTTCCGACGTTCTTGGCGAAAGTTCGCTCACCAAAGTTGCCCTGATCAAGGGCAAGCTCAGGCTCGCGCAGTTCTCACGGAACCAAGAGCTGGAAGCCGATTCCATTGGCATCCGTGCCACCGCGAAAGCGGGCTATGATCCTTTTGCGGCGAGCCGGTTTCTGCAGTCAATGGCTTCTTACAGCAATTTCCGCTCGGTCACCGGGGCTCAGGATGCGAGCCTCGATTTTTTGGCCAGTCACCCGAATGCGCCGCAACGCATCGATCTGGCCCAGCGTCAGGCTCGCGGTTTCGGTACGCCTGACAGTGGAACTGTGGATCGCGACTCCTATCTGGCCGGCATCGATGGGCTCCTTTTCGGTGATTCACCTGAAGAGGGATATATTCGTGGGAATACCTTCCAGCACCCGGGCCTTGGCGTAGCATTTGCGGTGCCAGCCGGTTTCATGATCGACAATACCGCTGCCGAAGTGACTGCGACCGGGCCTGGAGACACAGCAGTTCGATTTGATGGCGTGTCAGTCGACACCAATATCACGCTGGCAGACTATCTACGCAGCGGATGGGTCACGGGCCTCGATGCTGGTTCGGTGCAGGCGACGACGATCAATGGCAACGAAGCGGCAACCGCGCGCGCAAGCGCGGATGGCTGGAAATTTGCCATCACTGTGGTTCGGTCTGGCGATCGCGTTTACAGGCTGCTCACCGCTGCACCTATTGCGAGCACGACGCTAGAGAGCATCGCACAGTCGGTTAGTGCTAGCTTCAAATCACTGACTGCTGCGGAGAAAGAGGCGCTTCGACCGTTGCGAATCCGGGTTGTGACCGTCAAGCCCGGCCAGACCGTGGGATCGCTATCAGCGCAGATGATAGGCGTTGACCGAAAGCTTGAACTTTTTGGTGTGCTTAATGCCCTACCACCCGGTGGCGGTGTTTCTGCCGGCGACAAGGTGAAGATTATCTCTGATCGCTAG
- the thiQ gene encoding thiamine ABC transporter ATP-binding protein: MSDPLMPESAAVLLDKIVFSYGETAMMFDAEVEAGAVTAIMGPSGSGKSTLLNLIAGFEVPSRGRVLIGGVDVTGLPPADRPVSMVFQENNLFAHLDVIANVGLGRSPALRLAADDRVAIANALEHTGLGGKEHRLPRELSGGERQRVALARVLVRERPVLLLDEPFASLGPALRLDMLGLVEKLCRQHSMTVLFVTHQPEDARRIAKNMIFLEDGHISAVGQASELFSNHGPEAFRRYIGTVAG; the protein is encoded by the coding sequence ATGTCTGATCCTTTAATGCCGGAAAGTGCAGCAGTGCTGCTGGACAAAATTGTCTTCAGCTATGGCGAGACTGCGATGATGTTCGACGCGGAGGTAGAGGCCGGCGCTGTCACCGCGATTATGGGCCCCAGCGGCTCGGGCAAGTCGACGCTTCTCAATCTTATCGCCGGGTTTGAGGTGCCTTCGCGAGGTCGCGTCTTGATCGGCGGAGTTGACGTGACAGGGCTACCCCCTGCAGATCGCCCAGTCTCCATGGTATTTCAGGAAAACAACCTTTTTGCCCATCTCGATGTCATCGCTAATGTCGGACTGGGACGCTCCCCCGCTCTCCGCTTGGCAGCCGATGACCGCGTCGCCATCGCGAACGCATTGGAACATACCGGGCTTGGCGGCAAGGAACATCGCCTGCCGCGCGAACTTTCGGGCGGCGAACGCCAGCGCGTGGCTTTGGCGCGCGTGCTGGTACGCGAACGTCCGGTTCTGTTGCTCGACGAACCGTTCGCTTCGCTTGGCCCGGCGCTGCGGCTGGACATGCTGGGGCTGGTAGAAAAACTTTGCCGCCAACATTCGATGACGGTGCTTTTCGTCACTCATCAGCCGGAAGATGCCCGGCGGATCGCTAAAAACATGATTTTCCTGGAGGACGGCCACATCTCTGCAGTTGGCCAAGCGTCTGAACTTTTCAGCAATCATGGGCCGGAAGCGTTCCGGCGCTATATCGGAACTGTTGCCGGATAG
- the thiP gene encoding thiamine/thiamine pyrophosphate ABC transporter permease, translating to MAVGNEQVTKRLPVLPLRRIAAGMVALAAIGALLAGAFVGLLVEAVRDWSGALGAFDPYMLRVVRFTLLQGLLSTVLSVGPAIIVARALSRHPAFPGRGLILRLFAVPLGLPAIVVALGVLTLYGRAGYLADVLSRASGETWPGIYGLSGILVAHVFFNLPLATRLFLQALDTVPADQWRLASQLGMRAGPAFRLIEWPVLRAAMPGIAGLVFMLCITSFTIVLTLGGGPRATTLEVAIYQALRFDFDPARAVALTVLQILLTAIVVAALARLGATTTGDANLSVASARVRDAGPSETFFNGAMIGTSLLFIAGPLLATLVAGVDADLARLAGERIVQRAIVTSLILALLSAVLSVLLSLALIATQQMFRSRRTRRRRFMELLTEMGPGFVLVVPPIVIGAGWFILLRNTVDVFAVAPIMVIAVNAVMAMPFAVRAIGPAYDAASTRHEKLCVSLGIAGLTRFRLIDWPALRAPIFTGLAFAMALSLGDLGVIALFGSDAVQTLPYLLYSRMGSYRTEDAAGLALLLGLLCLALMILVERLGKRHNV from the coding sequence ATGGCTGTCGGCAATGAGCAAGTAACCAAGCGCCTGCCAGTGCTGCCTCTCCGGAGAATCGCTGCCGGAATGGTAGCGTTGGCGGCTATTGGCGCGCTTCTGGCTGGAGCTTTCGTCGGCTTGCTGGTGGAAGCCGTGCGAGACTGGTCGGGCGCGCTAGGCGCTTTCGATCCCTATATGTTGCGGGTTGTCAGGTTCACTCTGTTGCAGGGCCTGCTTTCGACGGTGCTTTCGGTCGGCCCCGCCATCATCGTCGCGCGCGCGTTGTCGCGACACCCGGCTTTTCCCGGTCGCGGGCTGATATTGAGATTGTTTGCGGTTCCACTGGGTTTGCCAGCCATCGTGGTAGCGCTGGGCGTACTGACACTTTATGGACGAGCGGGTTATCTGGCCGATGTACTTTCGCGGGCGTCCGGGGAGACATGGCCTGGTATTTACGGGCTTTCTGGCATTCTCGTCGCCCATGTTTTTTTCAACCTGCCTTTGGCAACTCGGCTTTTCCTGCAGGCGCTGGACACCGTGCCTGCAGACCAATGGCGACTGGCGAGCCAGTTGGGCATGCGGGCCGGCCCCGCTTTCAGGTTGATAGAGTGGCCTGTATTGCGTGCGGCCATGCCGGGCATTGCCGGCCTGGTGTTTATGCTGTGCATCACATCCTTCACCATCGTGTTGACGCTGGGTGGTGGACCGCGCGCGACAACGCTTGAAGTGGCAATCTATCAGGCGTTGCGGTTTGACTTTGATCCCGCCCGCGCGGTGGCGCTGACGGTTTTGCAAATCTTGCTGACGGCAATCGTTGTTGCCGCGCTTGCCAGACTAGGGGCCACCACGACCGGAGATGCCAACCTTTCGGTTGCGTCGGCCAGGGTTCGCGATGCCGGACCCTCCGAAACATTTTTCAACGGCGCGATGATAGGTACGTCATTGCTCTTTATCGCAGGACCATTGCTGGCAACTCTGGTTGCCGGTGTTGATGCTGATCTGGCAAGGCTTGCCGGTGAGCGGATTGTGCAGCGTGCGATCGTGACCAGCCTTATTCTTGCTTTGCTGTCGGCCGTGCTGTCGGTACTTCTGTCGCTGGCTCTCATTGCAACGCAACAAATGTTTAGATCACGGCGAACTCGCCGACGCCGGTTCATGGAACTACTGACCGAGATGGGCCCGGGCTTTGTCCTGGTCGTTCCCCCGATTGTCATTGGTGCGGGGTGGTTCATTTTGCTGCGCAACACAGTGGACGTTTTTGCCGTTGCGCCGATCATGGTCATAGCGGTCAATGCGGTGATGGCGATGCCCTTTGCCGTACGCGCAATTGGGCCGGCCTATGACGCGGCGAGTACACGTCATGAAAAGCTGTGCGTATCGCTAGGCATTGCCGGCCTGACGCGGTTTCGCTTGATTGACTGGCCAGCGTTGCGGGCACCCATCTTTACCGGACTTGCCTTTGCCATGGCGCTTTCGCTTGGCGATCTCGGCGTCATCGCGCTTTTTGGAAGTGATGCGGTGCAGACATTGCCTTACCTTCTGTATTCGCGGATGGGCAGCTACCGCACCGAAGATGCCGCTGGCCTGGCATTGCTGCTTGGGCTGCTGTGTCTCGCGTTGATGATTCTCGTCGAGCGACTTGGAAAACGCCACAATGTCTGA